The stretch of DNA TGCCGGATGGGAAGGCGCGCGCTTCTAGCAGAGTCGGCTTGCCCGGCAAGCCGGCAAAGCGCAACGGGCGCACCTCCTTGATCAACCCCGTATCTTCCGCCAGGCGATAAAAACATTCTAATCCGCGGCGGTTCTCCTCGTCGAAAGAAAAATCGACGTTCTCGGTCAAGTAGCGGCGAACCTCCTCCCGCGTCATCCCCAGCCGGAGGCTTTCCTGGGAGCAGATATCCTCGAGATGGGCAAGCCCCTCGCGCTTCGACTCCTGGAAGGCGCGAACTACCTCGGCAGTGATGACTTCCGCCCTGCCAGCCCAAAAGGCAAAGACAAAGGCGTGACCGGTCCAACGTCGCCATTCGGATGCAAGGTCGAAAAGATAACGTGATCCGTCCTCGGGCTTTCGCTCGGGGCGCTCGGTACCGACCGCTCGGGGCGAAGGGAACTTCAATGCCGGATCGCCAATCACCAAGGCAGCATCGGCGATGGCGAGCATGGCATCCACGTCCGGGGCAGCGGACACGTACTCGGGTTCAACGCGATAGTATTTGCGAAACAGAATTTTCAAAAGGGCGACCGAGGTGCGCGAGCTTTGGTCGAGCGCCACGCAGCGAATCTCCGTAACCGGCTTCCGGCTCACCAGCACAATGCTGCGGACTTCCTCTTTGGCGGCGATGGCAATGTCCGGCACGATGACGAGGTCAGGGATGAGCTGGTATTCGATCGAAGGAAGAAGCCCAACGTCGGCCTTGCCGTG from Candidatus Acidiferrales bacterium encodes:
- a CDS encoding menaquinone biosynthesis protein, whose amino-acid sequence is VGCAIFEASHLPGRPFGGRELACEESLANRLRISAISYLNTAPLVWGFTEGSGRGRFDLSFTIPSLCADELRHGKADVGLLPSIEYQLIPDLVIVPDIAIAAKEEVRSIVLVSRKPVTEIRCVALDQSSRTSVALLKILFRKYYRVEPEYVSAAPDVDAMLAIADAALVIGDPALKFPSPRAVGTERPERKPEDGSRYLFDLASEWRRWTGHAFVFAFWAGRAEVITAEVVRAFQESKREGLAHLEDICSQESLRLGMTREEVRRYLTENVDFSFDEENRRGLECFYRLAEDTGLIKEVRPLRFAGLPGKPTLLEARAFPSGREA